From a single Candidatus Defluviilinea gracilis genomic region:
- a CDS encoding radical SAM protein — protein sequence MENKNLDIKTINLGARNIPKLRNADFPNADAIVHEGLLAASRSPEAVDIMLVNPPTPDGGLWIRTQHRVGRRTRENMVWPQVSLAQMAALLHPIYTVKVVDCNAERMGWHEFTQLLDKYQPKYYLTQMTAPTLENDIYGCFLAHARGAKTIAFGTHITPIPVETMRPYPSLDFALVGEPDLTIRDLLDHLEGKIGERSPQITQMFTKHDATYRPSLNGDGTVNMHGIKGIAWRKGEEVILNFPRPFVAELDDMPIPMHELLPLQSYRMPLIKGPFTFIVTSRGCPAGCTYCIKHVSYQYATRLRSPKLIMEELWYLKKLGINNIHMYADLFTVSRDQVVELCQMMIDEKIGIKWTCNSRVDYVDEEMLMLMGKAGCRLISWGIESGNEQILKHARKGAYPDKAERALRWAKKAGIMNWGYFIIGLPGETEATIRDTINFSKKLPLDIALFHVAAPYPGTPFFFEVVKNKWFRPGTRWEQVDMDKGTVLDYPNMPAEKLLYWQKRAFREWAFRPGPALTYLKMLMYDWSTMKTALNVGLQHIFWASSDEGAPVGGAG from the coding sequence ATGGAAAACAAAAACCTGGATATAAAAACAATCAACCTGGGGGCGCGTAACATTCCGAAGCTACGCAATGCGGATTTTCCGAACGCCGACGCGATCGTGCACGAGGGACTGCTTGCCGCTTCACGCTCCCCTGAGGCTGTGGATATCATGCTGGTGAATCCTCCCACCCCCGACGGAGGGTTGTGGATTCGCACCCAGCATCGCGTCGGTCGCCGCACGCGCGAGAACATGGTATGGCCCCAGGTCTCACTGGCGCAAATGGCGGCGTTGTTGCATCCCATATACACGGTCAAAGTGGTGGATTGCAACGCCGAGCGTATGGGCTGGCATGAATTTACCCAACTGCTCGACAAATACCAGCCAAAATATTATTTGACGCAAATGACTGCGCCGACCCTCGAAAATGACATTTACGGTTGTTTCCTCGCTCACGCGCGGGGGGCGAAGACCATCGCCTTCGGCACGCACATCACGCCCATCCCGGTGGAAACGATGCGCCCGTATCCCAGCCTTGATTTCGCCCTCGTGGGCGAACCAGACCTGACCATCCGCGACCTTCTCGACCACCTTGAAGGCAAGATCGGCGAGCGCTCCCCGCAGATCACGCAGATGTTCACCAAGCACGACGCAACGTACCGCCCATCCCTCAACGGAGACGGGACTGTAAACATGCACGGCATCAAGGGTATTGCCTGGCGTAAAGGCGAAGAGGTCATCCTCAACTTCCCGCGTCCGTTCGTGGCAGAGCTCGACGATATGCCCATTCCCATGCATGAACTTCTGCCATTGCAATCCTATCGCATGCCGCTTATCAAGGGTCCCTTCACGTTTATTGTCACCAGCCGCGGTTGTCCCGCGGGATGCACCTACTGCATCAAGCACGTCAGCTATCAATATGCCACGCGCCTGCGCTCGCCCAAATTGATCATGGAAGAGTTATGGTATCTCAAGAAACTCGGCATCAACAACATCCATATGTACGCCGACTTGTTCACGGTCAGCCGCGATCAAGTGGTGGAACTATGCCAGATGATGATCGACGAAAAGATCGGCATCAAATGGACGTGCAACAGCCGCGTCGATTACGTGGATGAGGAAATGCTCATGCTCATGGGCAAGGCGGGTTGCCGGCTGATCTCATGGGGCATCGAGAGCGGCAACGAACAGATCCTCAAGCATGCCCGCAAAGGCGCCTATCCTGACAAGGCAGAACGCGCCCTGCGTTGGGCGAAGAAAGCCGGCATCATGAACTGGGGCTACTTCATCATCGGCTTGCCCGGCGAAACCGAAGCGACCATCCGCGACACGATCAACTTCTCGAAGAAACTTCCGCTCGATATTGCCCTCTTCCACGTTGCCGCGCCCTATCCCGGCACGCCCTTCTTCTTTGAAGTGGTGAAAAATAAATGGTTCCGCCCCGGAACACGCTGGGAACAAGTGGATATGGACAAAGGCACTGTGCTCGATTACCCGAACATGCCGGCAGAAAAGTTGTTGTACTGGCAAAAACGCGCCTTCCGCGAATGGGCGTTCCGTCCGGGTCCGGCTCTCACATATTTAAAAATGTTGATGTACGATTGGTCAACGATGAAAACCGCCCTCAATGTCGGTTTGCAACACATCTTCTGGGCGTCTTCCGATGAGGGCGCGCCAGTGGGTGGCGCGGGCTAG
- a CDS encoding glycosyltransferase family 2 protein has product MTILSVVIPAYNEEDGITEIATRVLAVAPDLKKAGVEEMELLVVDDGSRDKTAEVASNIKGVTLVRHPKNKGYGAALKTGFAQAKGELIGFLDADGTYPPEYFPKLCQSALRGAELVIGSRMAGEKSEMPLVRRIGNFFFATLLTILGRQKVTDSASGMRVFRREILEHIYPLPDGLNLTPVMSTRALHEGIKIEEVPIPYSERVGRSKLSAIRDGRIFLQSMVWTAMSYNPVRILGLIGLGSLGVAGLVSLWLVYLRARGVTTLDSASVAALFLGMISTVAGINVFALGITFNYLVALFYKKPIKQGLFGKPIFKTPLDQQFGWMGLLGILAGFALGAISLALGLQGWAIERLWFYLLGSAMIFLVGIQLVVYWMLLRILEELSQRESLTKQDMGM; this is encoded by the coding sequence ATGACGATATTATCGGTAGTCATCCCCGCCTATAACGAGGAGGATGGCATTACAGAAATTGCGACCCGCGTGCTGGCGGTGGCGCCCGACCTGAAAAAAGCGGGCGTGGAAGAAATGGAACTGTTGGTGGTGGATGACGGCTCACGGGACAAGACGGCAGAGGTCGCATCGAACATCAAGGGTGTTACGCTGGTTCGCCACCCCAAAAATAAAGGATACGGCGCGGCGTTGAAGACCGGCTTCGCCCAGGCAAAAGGGGAATTGATCGGCTTTCTCGATGCCGATGGCACCTACCCGCCGGAATACTTTCCCAAGCTTTGCCAATCGGCATTGCGCGGCGCCGAGTTGGTGATCGGCTCTCGTATGGCGGGAGAAAAAAGCGAAATGCCGCTCGTGAGGCGCATCGGTAATTTCTTCTTTGCCACCCTGTTGACCATTCTTGGTCGACAAAAGGTGACCGACAGCGCCAGCGGGATGCGCGTCTTCAGGCGCGAAATCCTCGAGCACATTTATCCGTTACCCGATGGATTGAACCTCACGCCCGTGATGAGCACGCGCGCCCTGCATGAAGGCATCAAGATCGAAGAAGTGCCCATTCCGTATAGCGAGCGCGTAGGGCGGTCGAAACTCAGCGCCATCCGCGACGGGCGCATCTTCTTGCAAAGCATGGTGTGGACTGCCATGTCTTACAACCCGGTTCGCATCCTTGGGTTGATCGGGCTGGGAAGTTTGGGCGTTGCCGGGCTCGTCTCGTTGTGGCTGGTTTACTTGCGCGCGCGCGGAGTCACTACCCTCGATTCTGCCAGCGTCGCCGCCTTGTTTTTGGGCATGATCTCGACGGTAGCCGGCATCAACGTTTTTGCCCTGGGCATCACGTTCAACTATCTCGTGGCGTTGTTCTACAAAAAACCGATTAAGCAAGGGTTATTTGGGAAACCCATTTTCAAAACGCCTCTCGACCAACAATTTGGATGGATGGGTTTATTGGGAATTCTGGCAGGGTTTGCCCTTGGGGCGATTAGTCTTGCGCTCGGTTTACAAGGGTGGGCGATCGAACGCTTGTGGTTTTATTTATTGGGAAGCGCAATGATCTTCCTCGTTGGAATCCAACTTGTGGTGTACTGGATGCTCTTGAGAATCCTCGAAGAACTCAGCCAGCGCGAATCACTCACAAAGCAGGATATGGGTATGTAG
- a CDS encoding acyltransferase, with protein sequence MIANIRLYLSRQASSIVRYFYEQFFIVLLGWIPTIVGIAIRSVLYKLIVRMDGFAAIENNVRLRFADHIKLGNGSYLDHGVYLHACPNGIEIGERSIVMHGAILHVYNFRGMPNSGIRIGRDSLVGEYSIIRGQGGVTIGDRVYTSPFTQIISVNHIFDDPNRPFVEQGITAEGIVIEDDVWLGAGSIITDGVRVGKGAVVAAGAVVTQDVPPHTVVGGVPAKTLREIDGKTIKADRTIYHL encoded by the coding sequence ATGATAGCCAATATTCGTTTATATCTCAGCCGGCAGGCATCGTCGATCGTTCGTTATTTCTACGAGCAGTTCTTTATTGTTTTGCTCGGTTGGATTCCGACCATTGTTGGGATCGCCATACGAAGCGTTTTGTACAAGCTGATCGTGCGGATGGACGGTTTTGCCGCCATTGAGAACAATGTCCGTCTTCGGTTTGCGGATCATATCAAACTTGGGAATGGTTCCTACCTCGATCATGGCGTCTACCTCCATGCCTGCCCGAACGGGATCGAGATCGGCGAACGGAGCATTGTGATGCACGGCGCGATCCTACACGTCTATAACTTTCGCGGGATGCCGAATTCCGGGATCAGGATCGGGCGCGATAGTCTCGTGGGCGAATATTCCATCATTCGAGGGCAGGGCGGCGTGACGATCGGCGACCGGGTGTACACTTCACCGTTCACCCAGATCATCTCGGTCAACCACATCTTCGACGATCCGAACCGTCCATTTGTGGAGCAGGGCATCACGGCGGAGGGAATCGTGATCGAAGACGACGTTTGGCTGGGCGCTGGCTCCATCATCACGGATGGGGTGCGCGTGGGCAAGGGGGCGGTGGTCGCCGCCGGGGCGGTGGTCACGCAGGATGTTCCCCCGCACACAGTGGTTGGGGGCGTGCCGGCAAAAACACTGCGCGAGATCGACGGTAAAACGATCAAAGCAGATCGAACGATCTATCATTTATGA
- a CDS encoding HAD family hydrolase, with product MYPAVFLDRDGVLIENREDYVREWSQVFVYPKTYLSLLRIQTAGYKIVVVTNQSAVGRGLLSIQTAEAINDKLIETIRENGSHVDRVYMCPHQPDEGCDCRKPKPGMILRAVRELDLDLSRSWMIGDAWSDLLAGQSAGARGLIMVKTGRGFDQSRTSKPESLQGYSLVDDLEKAVDTLLIDQGRND from the coding sequence ATGTACCCGGCAGTGTTTCTGGATCGTGATGGCGTGCTCATCGAAAACCGCGAGGATTATGTTCGCGAATGGTCCCAGGTTTTCGTCTACCCCAAGACGTATTTATCCCTGTTAAGAATACAGACTGCCGGTTACAAAATCGTGGTCGTGACCAACCAATCTGCAGTCGGGCGGGGTCTACTCTCCATTCAAACCGCGGAAGCCATTAACGACAAACTCATCGAAACCATCCGGGAGAACGGCTCACATGTCGACCGTGTCTACATGTGTCCGCATCAACCGGACGAAGGATGCGACTGTCGTAAGCCAAAACCGGGGATGATTCTGCGCGCGGTTCGCGAACTGGACCTGGACTTGAGTCGCTCGTGGATGATCGGCGACGCCTGGAGCGACTTGCTCGCCGGTCAATCGGCGGGCGCGCGAGGCTTGATCATGGTAAAAACCGGGCGCGGCTTCGATCAGTCTCGCACCTCGAAACCTGAAAGCCTGCAAGGTTATTCACTCGTCGATGATCTTGAAAAAGCGGTAGATACTCTACTCATCGATCAAGGTCGCAACGACTAG
- a CDS encoding SIS domain-containing protein, whose amino-acid sequence MEQITSYISVLQDTVGKLPVESITRVVATLQNARLEGRKVFIMGNGGSASTATHFVCDLAKNTRHDSLPHFRVIGLTDNMAIFSAYANDEGYDNVFAAQLANLVEAEDVVIAISASGNSANVVKAMEAAKVYNAVTVGFTGFTGGKLASLVDIQVHVDSYVIEHVEDIHLMLEHMIVKAIKDIAVAESLAKV is encoded by the coding sequence ATGGAACAGATCACTTCATATATTTCTGTGTTGCAAGACACGGTGGGGAAACTACCGGTAGAGTCGATCACTCGCGTGGTGGCGACGTTGCAAAACGCGCGGTTGGAGGGGAGAAAGGTCTTCATCATGGGTAATGGAGGCTCCGCCTCGACCGCCACTCATTTTGTCTGCGACCTGGCAAAGAATACGCGGCACGACAGCCTGCCGCACTTCCGCGTGATCGGCTTGACGGATAACATGGCAATTTTTTCCGCGTATGCCAACGATGAGGGCTACGATAATGTGTTCGCCGCCCAGCTTGCCAACCTGGTGGAAGCCGAAGATGTGGTGATCGCGATCTCTGCCAGCGGTAATTCTGCCAATGTGGTGAAGGCAATGGAAGCGGCAAAAGTATACAACGCTGTTACGGTCGGCTTTACGGGTTTTACCGGCGGAAAACTTGCCTCGCTTGTGGATATTCAAGTCCATGTGGATAGTTATGTGATCGAGCACGTTGAGGATATCCACCTGATGCTCGAGCATATGATCGTCAAGGCGATCAAAGATATCGCGGTCGCTGAATCGCTGGCGAAGGTCTAG
- a CDS encoding GHMP kinase gives MIIVQTPLRISFFGGGTDFPSFFMEEGGCVLSSAIDKYIFVTVKKRFDRKLRIGYTQTEMVDDVSQIHHEMIREALLLTGVSQGIEVTTMGDIPSEGSGLGSSSTVTVGAVHALHTYLGNIVTMEQLAREACDIEIGRLGKPIGIQDQYIAAYGNLRFFEFCPDGQVKVQKVILDADLRRELNDRFLLFFTGISRKADSVLTEQKSNIKDRMNVLREIRDMAYQAKSDLQAGQFDAFGSLLHQSWELKKRMAGQISNGAIDEMYDAARRAGAIGGKITGAGGGGFILLCAPHEKHQAIRQALNGLQELPFQLEPDGTKVIFNYRR, from the coding sequence TTGATCATTGTCCAAACGCCATTACGAATCAGTTTTTTCGGCGGAGGCACCGACTTCCCGTCTTTCTTCATGGAGGAGGGCGGGTGTGTTTTAAGTTCCGCGATCGATAAATATATTTTTGTCACGGTCAAAAAACGCTTCGACCGCAAACTTCGCATTGGTTATACCCAAACTGAAATGGTGGACGATGTCAGCCAGATCCATCACGAGATGATCCGCGAGGCGTTGCTCCTGACCGGCGTCTCGCAGGGCATCGAAGTGACCACCATGGGCGATATCCCTTCCGAGGGTTCCGGGCTTGGCTCCTCGAGCACGGTTACGGTTGGCGCCGTGCATGCGCTGCATACCTATTTAGGCAATATTGTCACCATGGAGCAACTGGCGCGCGAAGCCTGTGATATCGAGATTGGCAGGCTCGGCAAACCGATCGGAATCCAGGACCAATATATCGCGGCGTATGGCAACCTCCGTTTTTTTGAGTTTTGCCCGGATGGGCAGGTGAAGGTGCAGAAAGTCATCCTCGACGCAGACTTGCGGCGCGAACTGAACGACCGCTTTCTGCTTTTTTTCACGGGGATCAGCCGCAAAGCGGATTCGGTGCTCACCGAACAGAAGAGCAACATCAAAGACCGCATGAACGTTCTGCGAGAAATCAGGGATATGGCGTATCAGGCGAAATCCGATTTGCAGGCGGGGCAATTCGACGCGTTCGGTTCGCTGTTGCATCAGTCGTGGGAGTTGAAAAAGCGCATGGCGGGGCAGATCAGCAACGGCGCGATCGACGAAATGTACGACGCGGCGCGCCGGGCTGGGGCGATCGGAGGCAAAATCACTGGGGCGGGAGGCGGGGGGTTCATCCTGCTGTGCGCGCCGCATGAAAAACATCAAGCCATTCGCCAGGCATTGAACGGTTTGCAGGAACTTCCGTTTCAACTCGAACCAGACGGCACAAAGGTCATCTTTAATTATCGAAGATGA